DNA sequence from the Pseudomonas fluorescens Q2-87 genome:
TCCCCTCCTCCACCGAAACCATCAATCCCGAGGTGACTTCGACACTCGCGTCGGCATCTTTTGCCCGTACCCATGCGCCGTTCGCGGCTACATAAATGCCGTTGTCTTTCGCCAGGGTCTGCGACTTAACCAGAACCCGATCCCCGGCTACTACGGCAACACCGTCGATTGCTTGTGCACCACTTAGGGCAATGCTGGCCGTTGTCGCCACCCGCACAGATTGCTTCCTGTCCAGCTTGGCAAGTTCATCAGCGACATAGCTCGCCACCCACGCCTGCGTCGCCTTGACGACCGTGTCGTCGATCAGCAACGTCACCGACTCAGCATTACTGGTCTCGAAAATCGACCGAATGTAAAACTCTTTCCCCGACCCCGAAGTCGCCAACACCGGTTTGAACGACTCCGGATATTTGACAATCGCGTACAGGATTCCGCTATCGGTCCAGATCCCTGCCTCTCGCACATACCAGCCGCCCACTTCAGGCGGGATGGTCACTTCAGCCAGCAACCAGCTCGGGTTTTTCTCATCTTGGAACAGCGCATTGAGCGGCCCTCGCCACACTTCGCGTTTAAGCGCCGTGGCGGTGGCAGCCGGGTTGTAGATCGCGCCGCCGCCGTCTCCGACGGAAATCTGCGACAGCTTGATGGGTGTGCCCGCCGCCTTGCAGGCAGTTTCGTAGGCGATCCCCGCATCGGTGAGCAGGGTGTAGTAATCGGCCATTTAGGACCCCTGTGGATAAATAGTGGAGGTTTCGACGGTGTAGAGCGCGGCGGCCATGAAGGCCTGGCCCGAGGCTTCCAGCCCTTCGATGACGATCGGATAAACCGTGGTCAGCTCGCCGCACAGCGTGGCGGCGGCGATGACGTGACGGCCGAAGGCACTCAAACCGACCGAAACCGTCAAGGTGTCGCGCTCGCTTTTCGCATCGGCCAGGCGGCGGTCGAGACGCGCGTCGATGGCTTCGCTGTAGGGCTGTTGGGTGAATGCTCGGACCGAAAAACTGTAGGGCGCGCCAGGTGGCGTTTGCTCATACCAAGCGCGCACTTCAGGCATCAGCTGCAAACCCTTAGCGGCATTTTCCAGCGCCTTTCGCGTCCCGGCTTGCCGGGCGG
Encoded proteins:
- a CDS encoding phage tail protein I, which produces MSDETPRPSLLPVNSSPLERALDLGFGRLLERIDPPFPELMNPAATPLAFLPYLAADRGVGEWSTAAPETEKRLTVELAWPTARQAGTRKALENAAKGLQLMPEVRAWYEQTPPGAPYSFSVRAFTQQPYSEAIDARLDRRLADAKSERDTLTVSVGLSAFGRHVIAAATLCGELTTVYPIVIEGLEASGQAFMAAALYTVETSTIYPQGS